A window from Balearica regulorum gibbericeps isolate bBalReg1 chromosome 1, bBalReg1.pri, whole genome shotgun sequence encodes these proteins:
- the LEP gene encoding leptin, which translates to MRWPGVSLWGLLWLWLPLAGGRPVRLEKVQADTRNLTRTLSARIQQLQLFPLGLKISGLEAIPGEGAPEGLGAMDHRLQLFQRLLAHLATSSLPLAQIANDMENLRSLLAALAARLGCPPPRTPPAPPGPPGLPDLLAEAPHTAAGLALARLRVCLDGIAARLDGLPAC; encoded by the exons ATGCGGTGGCCCGGCGTGTCCCTCTGGGGTCTGCTCTGGCTGTGGCTCCCGCTGGCCGGCGGCCGCCCGGTCCGGCTGGAGAAGGTCCAGGCGGACACCAGGAACCTCACCCGCACCCTCAGCGCCCGcatccagcagctgcag ctcTTCCCCCTGGGCCTGAAGATCAGCGGGCTGGAGGCCATCCCGGGGGAGGGGGCtccggaggggctgggggccatGGACCACCGCCTCCAGCTCTTCCAGCGCCTGCTGGCCCACCTGGCCACCAGCAGCTTGCCGCTGGCCCAGATCGCCAACGACATGGAGAACCTCCGCAGCCTCCTGGCCGCCCTGGCCGCCCGCCtgggctgccccccgccccgcacccccccggcccccccgggcccccccggGCTGCCCGATCTGCTGGCCGAAGCCCCCCACACCGCTGCCGGGCTGGCCCTGGCGCGGCTCCGCGTCTGCCTGGACGGCATCGCCGCCCGCCTCGACGGCCTGCCCGCCTGCTAG